The Pseudalkalibacillus hwajinpoensis DNA window AATCCTGAAAATTAAAAGGGGTTAAACAAATCAAAGGAGGAAAAATGATGAGTTTATTTGATGATAATGATTGCGGCTGTGGTAAAAGAAAAACCTCTCCTACTAGTAAATGTGATGGCTGCGTCTGCGATGAACTTAGAAAACTAAGGCCAGGACAATTAGTTGACCTAGTACTCAATGGAGAAGACGAGTTTACAGATCTAACTTTTGCTTGCTTCGATCCTAAATCTTGCTGTGTTACTTTTCTCGATGAAGATTATCCATTTATTGTGGATTGTAGAAAAATCCAAGCTATTAGACTGCTATAAAAAAACCTGTTCATATTCCTTAGTAATTAGGCACTTATATTATTTCTTGGAACTATTTCTCGGACCAAGAAATCTAATATTTGAGCCTTTTTTTCTCTTTCCATAACAAAAGAGCAGTCTACTTTGCCCCTGCTCAATATCAGTAATCGATTTTTGATTTATAATCTTCCGTATATTCAACAACAGTACAAAACTTTTTAAGTTTATCGTTTTTCATTTTCCATGAATGGCTATTTTCTTCTTTTCGAATATAAACATATCCCTTGATTGTAGAAGAAAAAATTTTAATTCCATTTAGCTTACAATCTTCACAGAAGGCGGCATCCTCTCCAACAGAAGTGTCACGAAAACCTATGTTATGAAAAACACTTTTCTTAACAAATAACGTCCCTCCCATTAAAATTGCGTTATTATAAACTTCTTCACTATTTGACATAGAGCCAGCAAACTTATAAGGATTAAAAATCGTCAATAACTTTTCACTTTCAAAAAACATATATATGCTTGTTTTCCCAACTACATTAACCTTTGCATTTTGTAAAGCTTTAAGTGATTCAGATAAATAGTGAGAGCTATAATAATCGTCATCATCAAACTTTGCAATAAAATATCCGCTTGCATGCTGAATCCCTTTATTTAAACATTTACCGAGAGATTGATTTTCATCCTCCCTTAAAATTGTTACGTTTTTATACTTTTGGCTTTTGCTTTTCCATTCATTTAAATCGATTGAATTATTATTTATTATGATTACTAATTCTTTATGCTTGTAGTGTTGTTTATCGTAATTCGATAAAATATTTGTTAAACTCTTTTCTCTATTTGTACAAGTAATAACCGAAATCACCACATTCCCTCCTTGCATAACATTTAATACTTAAGCAATTCAAACTGTTATTTAGTCGTCTACAATATTTATTTGATGAACTTCGCTGACAAGTGAAAGATAGGGAAAATGTTCAATCATTCAAGTAGCCAGCCCAAATTTTATAAAGACTTTTATTCATTTCCATGCCCATATCTTGCAGCCTTTGAAATGTACTTAAAAATTGAATTCCTTCAAGTATGATAACGCCATCAATTTTTTTATTTATAAATTGCTGGAAAATATCTTTTGTAGTTCTAGATTCAACAGTATTAACATAACGAGCTATGGTTAAATTGCAAATATTGGAAATTTGCTTGAATTCTTTGCAAGCCTGCTTATTCCCAAGTACAACACAAGTTGGTTCACATGCTCTCGCCTTGTTCATAATTATTTTTTTAATGTACTTGGCAGCAACAACCCAATCTTCATTAATGAATTCATTATTTCCTTTACTTAAGGAGCCCGAGTGTACTCTGTATTGATACAAAACTTTTGGAAGTTTATGTATCTGACCTATTTCAAACATCCTCATCCACAAGTCGTAATCATAGCAAATTTTATAAGACGTATTATAACCGCCAACTTGATTGAACACATCTTTAGAAAACAAAACAGAACCATGGCATAGAGGGTTAATGTAAAAGCGGTACATTCTTAGATGTTCACTATCTACTAAGAAATTTCCATGTTCTTCAGTTTTCAACCGATCATTCCACAAAGACTCAGATCCACTAATACATTCCTTCAGTGCACCAACAGCAACGATTTCTTGTTGTTGGTGGATATATCTTGTTTGTTCTTCTAATCTTGTTGGGAGGCTAAGGTCATCCGCGTCTTGTATGGCAATCCAATTACCGTTAGCTTCATTAATCCCTTTATTTAAAGCATTAGCAGCTCCTTGATTTTTATCAAGATGAATGACACGTACTCTTTCGTCTATTATCTGATCTAAAACTCGTTTTGTGTTATCTGTGGAGCCGTCGTTCACTATAATAAATTCAAAATTGGTATATGTCTGATGAAGGATGCTGTTAATGGCATCTATTAAATATGATTCTTCATTATACACCGCCATTACTACAGAGACGAGCATAAATGCCCCTCCATTTCTTTTCCTTATTCCTCAAGACTAATTAGGCAAAATTTAAATATGTTTTGTATAGTCAGTTGTCTGCGCAATAAATTTACTAACTTTCAATAACAGTTCTTCCGGTATTCTCCATGTGTGTTTATTATGATCACTCTCTCTTACATACACAAAGTGATCTCTGCTTCCTGAATAAACATTTAGGTTTTTCTTTATACAATTTACCGTAAATATTCGATCAACCTCTCTTATCTGAGTAGGAAATTTAACTTCATTGAGAACAGTCTTTTTGAAAAAGAGTGTACTTCCTTGAAGATATTGTTTGCCGAAGCTAGTATTATGTTTGATGTATTGATTTTCGTTTCCCGGATTAAATAAGGATAATGTCTGCCTGGATTTAAAATAGATATAGACCGTTGTTTTACCTAGAACATCTAATTTAAGTTTTGTTAATTTTGAATATGACTCTTTTATATAATCTGGTGAGTAATAGTCATCATCTTCAAAGTTAGCAATAAACTCATAGTTTGCTTTCTCTCCTGCAAAGTTTAAGCACTCCCCTAATGTATATTTTTTAGACAACATATAAACCTTAACATTGCTGTATTGACTAGCTTTATCGTTCCACGAGGTCAAATCCATAGATTCGTCATTTAGTACAATAATCAACTCCTTTTCTGGGAATGTTTGACTTAAGAAATTATTGAATACGTTTTCTAAGCATTGGTCTCTTATTGTACATGTAATTACACTTACCATTTACCATTCCTCCTTCTAAAGCCTTATTTCTGATAACCGATAGGGTTTTTTTGAAACCAATTCGAAGCTGATTGGATCATTTCATTTATTCCATATTTAGGATACCAACCTAACTCCGCTTTTATTTTTTCATTTGAAGCAATTAAAATAGGTGGATCTCCTTCCCTTCTCTTTTTATAAGAAACATTTGCTTTTTTAGTTAATATTGTTTCACAAAATTGAATGACTTCTTTAACGGTGTATCCCTTTCCAATTCCAACATTATAAATTTGATTTAGATTCTCCTTATTAATTAAAGACAATAACGCCAGAAAATGAGCATTAGCAAGATCCTCTACATGTATGAAATCTCTAATACATGTACCATCCCTTGTTTGATAATCAGCTCCCAGGACATTTACACCCTTTTCATCGTTGTCAATTATACTTTTAATTACATTAGGGATTAAGTGTGTTTCAGGTATGTGATCTTCGCCGAGGTCTCCCGATGAATCTGCACCTGCAACATTAAAGAAGCGCAATATGATATATTCCAAATCAAAAGCTTTTGAACAATCCCGAATCATTTGTTCACCCATTAATTTTGACCATCCATATGGATTTATAGGTTTTTTTTCTGCTATTTCTGTAATGAGTGCATCAGACGCTTTACCATAAACTGCACAGGATGATGAGAATACTAAAGTTTTGATATTATGTTTCTTCATCGTATCAAGTAAAATTGCCATACCTGCAACATTGTTCAAGTAGTAATGTGAGGGATTGGTAACTGATTCACCTACATAACAACAAGCTGCTAATTGAATAACAGTTGTGATTGGATATTTAATAAAAACATTTGTTAGATCCTCTTTATTTAATAGATCTCCATCGATAAATGTAGCCCTTGAATTAACGGCATCAATATGACCTGTAGAAAGGTTATCAAATACAATAACTTCAAACCCCTTCTCAGACACTTGCTTTACAACATGACTCCCTATATAACCAGCTCCACCTATTATTAATATCAATTTGAGCCTCCTGCTTGGTTATTTGCCTAAACATGATAACAACGCTATACATACTATATTGATAGGTATTGCAACAACAAATGAAATTTCAAGATCTGAGTGTAGGAGGGATATTGTGAATACAATTATTATTAGTGGCGGGGCGGGATTTATTGGATCGCATTTAGCATTGGATTTGTTACAGAAAAAGCATAAGATAATTTGCATCGATAATCTATCTTCGGGAAATATAGAAAACATAATTAAGCTTAAACAGTACGAAAATTTCTCTTTTCTGAATTATGATATTACCATTGAAGGTATTGAAAAGATAATAGAGAACAAAATAGATGAAATTTATCATTTAGCCTCCCCTGCATCTCCTAAGCAATATCAGTTACATCCCATAGATACAATTAATGTAAACACTAATGGCACACGGAACTTATTGAATCTTGCCAGAAAATGCAAAGCAAAATTCTTGTTTGCGAGCACGAGCGAGGTTTATGGAAATCCCGAAACACACCCGCAAAAGGAGGATTATACCGGGAATGTAAACACCTGGGGTCCAAGAGCATGTTATGATGAAGCAAAACGTTTGGGCGAAGTATATTGCTATTTATTCCATAGTTTATACAACTTAGAGGTAAAGGTAGTTCGACTATTTAATACTTATTCAGCTGGACTTTCATCTGATGATGGAAGAGTAATTTCAAACTTTGTTAACCAGGCAATAAATAATTTGGATATTACCGTTTATGGTGACGGAAAACAAACCCGTGCCTTTTGTTATATAGATGATACTATACGAGGTTTAAAAATGATTATGGAAGATCCCAAAACAAATGGCGAGATAATAAATATAGGGCATCCCAAAGAGCACACTATAATAGAAGTCGCTGAATTGGTTAGAGAACTAGCTAAAAGTTCAAGTGAAATTATATTTAAGCCACTTCCTATTGATGATCCAATAAGAAGGCTTCCCTGTATTCAAAAAGCAAGGTCTTTAATAGGATGGGAACCAGTAATTGACTTAGAAAATGGATTAATTAGGACAATTCAAGACTACAGTAGGAATAATATAGGTATTGTCAAGTAGTGCCGTTATTGTTTTTTATTAAAGATATCTCTTTCAAAAACCGAGAGTGCTCTTCCAACTATTTGATCCATATTGAAGTATTTATACTCAGCTAATCTCCCCAAGAAAATCACTTTTTCTTTTAGCTTCTCTGCTTCAAGATTATATTTTCTATAAAGATCTTTGTTCTCCGTTTTTGGTATAGGATAATAAGGTTCATTTATTTCCTTTAAATATTCAATCGGATACTCTAAAGAAATAGTAGTGCCTTTTGAATGTTGACCAGTTATCTTTTTGTATTCTGTAATTCTCGTGAAATTATATTCGTTTGGGAAATTTACCTGAGCTGCTTCCTGATAACTCTCACTAGAATAATGTTTATACTCAAAGTTCAAACTTCGATAAGGAAGATGACCAAATTTATAATCAAAAAAGTAATCAATTGTGCCTGTATAAACCATTCTAGTATATTTAATTGATTTTATTACTTCTTTATAATCTGCTTTCAATAAAATTTTCACCTTGGGATTTTCAACCATTTTCTTAATCATATTCGTATAACCGTTTAGTGGAACTCCCTGATAAGTATCTTGAAAATAACAGTTATTTCTACTAACAAAGAAAGGTACTCTTCCTGTCACCGATTTATCAAGTTGTTCTGGATTTAGATTCCATTGTTTTTTTGTATACCCTTCATAAACCTTATTGTAAATGTATTGAGCTAAAGTTTGAATTTCCTTTACATCAGAGTCAAGGAGTTGGAAAATAGGTATTTTATCTCCTAATGAGTACTCTTTTAAAAGTGAATTTTCTAATTTACGAGCATATTCGTGTGGAAATAATGCTTGAATCGAATTAAAGTTGAAAGGGATTGGTACTCTTGTACCTTCAATACATCCAAGCACTTTGTGAAAGTAAGGTAACCATGTTGTGAATTGAGATAAATAGTCCCAAACCTTCCTGGAATTAGTGTGAAAAATATGAGGACCATATTTATGGATCAACAAACCATGTTCATCATAATGATCAAATAAATTCCCTCCAATATGATCCCTTTTTTCCACTATTAGCACGGATTGATCTAATTCGTTAGAGATTCTTTCAGCAAGTGTACAGCCCGCTAAACCTGCCCCTACAATTACCCAATCCCACTTCATTTTGAAAGCACCCCATATCTTCTTCATAAACCCCTTATTTATCATCTATGCCTTTTCTCATTAAGTTATACATACAGATATATTAGTTTAATATACCAGTTCTAAGACTTCTTTAATCTCAATTCAGAAAGCTGTCTCCATCCACAATGAGTTTTAAATTGCGGCTCATACTCATCTCCCCACTTTTTCAAAGTATAATAGATTAACCATTCAAAAACTTGATTGTACAACTCAATGTTCTTTGTTGCATTGTTTGGATGTTGTCTATAGTTATAAAGCATTTTATCTATCCATTTTATTTCGTATTTCTCTACGATCAGAAAATCCATCCTTCTATCTTCCATATGCCTTCCTTGCCATGGATCATCTGTTGGCCATCCCCCTAACTCCTTTAGGACTTTCGTCCGATAAAGACGAGGGAATGGGACAAAATTCGATAGTAAGAATTGGTAAGGATTTTCAAAGGTAATGCCCTCTCTCCTTGGAACTTCAATTAATTTGTTTCCATTTTCATCACAATACACATCGGTTTTATTTCCACATATTAACGCTACTTTATTTGAAACATTCTGGACTTCTTGCAAAAGCACCTCTAAGGAGTTTGGAAATAGCCAATCATCAGCATCAAGCTTTAAAGTATATGGTGTATTAATCATTTTCAAACCAGCATTTTGTGCTTTTGATTGACCGTAATTCTTCTTCATCTTTATTAAAATTACTCTTGGATCCATTAAATAATGCTTTATTGTAAAAAGGCTGTTATCATTTGAACCATCATCTACAATAACAACCTTCCAGGATTGATATGTTTGTTGAAATACACTTTCTATAGCCTGCGCTAAGTAGGAACCTGGATTAAAAGATGGAATTAATACTGTTACATCCTGTTTCATATCATCCTCCACCTTCCGAATTCAAGCAAAATATTAAACACTAATAATAAGAAGTTAAAAACTACTTAAGGATCATCGACAATTATTTAGGTTTTAACTCTGCTAAAGTTTTCCATCCATTCACAACTGTGAAGATTGGATCATAGTTATCTCCCCATCTCTTTAGCGCATCTCTAATATTCCATTCGATCATTTCATTCATCACATATAAGTTTGTAGTTAAATTACTCTCATGTTTTCTATAATTATATAAAAGTTCATCAATCCAAAGTATTTTGTATTTTTCAATTAATCGAACGTCAATCCTTCTATCTTCAACATATCTTCCTTCATAAGGATCATCTGTTGGCCACCCTCCTATTTCTTTTAATGCTGAGGTTTTGTAAAAACGAGGATATGGTACATAGTTTTCAAGTAGGAAATCATATTTGTTATCGAACAACCTCCCACCTGTTCTATTATATTTTCCAAATGTTTTACCTTCTTTAGTCTGGTAATGAACGGTTTTATTTCCACATACTAACGCAACATCATCGGACATGGTTGTTGCAATACGTAGTAAAAGTTCTATCGTATTTGGATACAACCAATCATCACTATCTAACATTAGTATATATGGTGTATCAATTACCCCTAGTCCTTTATTCTGGGATTTTGACTGTCCTATATTTTCTTCGTTTTTTAGTAAAGTAACTCTTGAATCATTTAAATAGTCTTCAATATTTAATAAACTGTCGTCAGTAGAAGCGTCATCTACGATAACATGCTTCCAATTTCTGAAAGATTGAGAAGAGACACTTTCAACAGCTTTTTCCAAAAAAACACCAGGATTATAGGAAGCTGTTAAGATAGTGACCATATTTTCATCATTCTTCACAATTATCCCTCCTACTTTTTAGCTAATGCTGTTAAAACAAGTTGATAATTAGGGTCTACATAATTAAATAACGTCGGAGGAAGTTGTTCTTTAGGACATCCATCTAATAAGGCTTTTGCCAGGGCTAAATTCCCATAATTTTTTACGGAGAGTATATGCGTAGAAGGGATAACTTCTTTTAATAATTTGTTTAAAGATAAGTTCGTAAACCTCCAATAATCCCCATGAAAACTCGATTCACAACTTTGACTTAATCCTGTTGTTGTTAACAGTAAGGTTCCACCAGGCTTTAAAGCATTATAAGTGTTAGAAAGCGCAGATCTGATATCATAGATAACATGAAGTACCTGGGTTAAAATAATACAATCGAATACTCCAACTGGTATATTTTCTCCCGTCTCTAAATTCCCTACAATTGTAGCAGCTGGCGAGTCAATTAAATTCAGTACTTCACTTTTTTTTACATTTGTTCCATAACGCTTTGTATATTCTGCATCACCGACTTCTAATACTGATCCATAAATATATTTCTTATTTAATTCTAAAAAATTCTCTATATAATACCGATCAACTGGTGTACCTAGATCAAAACCAAATTCTTTGCTCAATGGTGCTAATGAGTAGTTCCTATCCATATTCATTTCCCCTTCTTTTTTTAAAGTAATAGACTGTATCTGTTAATCCATTGTCTAAATCACGAATTAAACTCCATTTTAATTTAGACAGAGCTTTCCCATTGTCTAATCTGCTAAATAGTATATCTCCTTGTTTTGCTGGCATATAATCTGGTTCATAAAAATGGTTGAATTTAGCTTTTAAAATAGAATACAGTTCGTTTATACTTGTATCAGTATTAGTAGAAATGTTAAATACTTGGTTTTTTCCTAGATTAAGTGATTTAAAAATTGCTTCAGCCACGTCTTTAACAAAAATGAAGTCTCTTCTTTGAGTTCCATCTCCATATACATTAGGTGTTTTGGAGTTAATCAGGTTATCAACAAATACTGAAACTACCCCACTTTCACCTGTGGGATTTTGACGTGGACCGTATACATTTGATAAACGAAGTATCGTATATGGAAGATCGTAAAACTTCTCATAAAACCTGATATATTCTTCGGCGACTAACTTTGATACTCCGTAGAAAGAAGACGGCTTGAGATCTGACGTTTCTAATAATGGTATATCGCTAAGATTTTCCTTATATACAGCTGCAGTTGATGTATAGATTATTTTTTTCACTTTGTGTGTAATACATAAATCCAGGAGATGGATTGTTCCTAATATATTTATCGATGCATCTTCTAAAGGTGATTTGACAGAATCAGATACGCTAACTTGTGATGCCAAATGAATAACGTATTCCGGTCTTTCTTTTTCAAATATCTTTCCTAAATTAGTTGAATTAAGCGATATTTCATAAAATATTGCAGAACTATTCACATTATTTTTTTGACCTCTACACAAATCATCAACTACAATAACACGATAACCTCTTTCAATTAAAAGATCGACGACATGGGACCCAATAAACCCGGCTCCTCCTGTAACCAAAATATTCACATCATACCCCCTGAGCCAATCATTATAGTAGAAACATTTTTAAAATATAATATTTTTCAGCATAATTGCATCCCATCTCCATACCTCGTTTTTCTGCCCATTTTTTCACACTTTCTGGAGAAATCAAGTGGCTTGGTTCCCTAATCTGAGAAGTATGCTTATTAAGTGCATGAATTTTCATATCTATCGATTTTGATATATCTAAATACAATTCCCCTGCTTCATTAATCTTTGGATATTGCCATACCATCAAGGGATATTCAAACATCGCGATTAGTTGATATGATTTATTAGGTGCTGGCCTTAAAGCAGACATACATGCTCTAAATAACACTTGATGATCCTGATGAAAGCTGGGATATGGTATAAACACCATAGTTGGTAAAAAACCATTTATTATGGTATCTAGCTTTGTCACTATTTCATTCATGGGTATAGTATCTAGAAAGCTCTCATGCGATCGATACAATATGTCGTATTCTGTGCATCCTAATAAACTTAGTGCATTTTTCAACTCATTTTCTCGCGTTCTAGCGGTGACTATTTCTTTGATTTTATGTTCAAAGCGAATATCACCGATTGCACCAATTACGACTTTTACTTGATTCTTGAATCTACATGCTTTTTCAATCAGTCCTCCACACCCGAGAATTTCATCATCCGAATGAGGAGCGATAATAAGAATTCGTTGTTTTCCTGTTTCAATCACTATAAACCCCCACATTCAAAAAGAAATTTCATTCTGATAATTTTTACATTTATTATATGTTTGAACCTCTTTTAAAACTGCCTTCTTTATATAAGATGAGATTACTGCCTCTTTTAAATGAGTTAAAGTTATAGGGTTTCACTGCTTTATTAAAAGCTTCCGTGCACCCCGGTATTATTCGGTCGTGTAATTCGATAATGAGTATATTGATCTTGTTTAACCAGTTTTTGTGTCCTTCATTAGTAAATAATTCTTTTTCTGCACCTTCAACGTTCAACTTTAATAAATCTATTCTTTGCATTTTATATTTATCCATTAATGATTCAATTGTCACTGCCTTTATAGATTGTGGTTTTGATTGCTCTGACTCCCTTACAACTAATCCCCATTCACCAAGGCCCACGTCAACTACTTCTAAATAAGTATTTTTACTCCATAGTCCCGAATGGATTGGAACAATGTTTTTATAATTTTTTGTATTTTCTGCAAGTACTTCGTAATTTGATTGATCAGGTTCAATTGCAACGATTTGTGCATTAGGATAATTATTAGCAAAATAAATACTAGTATAACCAGCGTTAGCACCTCCATCTATAATCCATTTAGGTTCAAATGATAGTGGTTTTAGCAAATACTCTTTATCATAAAAAACATACTTTAAAGAACTTAAATCAGTTGAGTTCTTTCTGTAACAAATTGGCTCATTAAAACCACTTACTTTTTTGTATGCCTTCTTATAATACTTCACCATTCAGCACTCCAATTCGGATAATATTTTTAGTCAAACATAGAAAGTCATTAGTTGCTAAGAATGACCATTGATGAGTACAAATCATTTATCTGTTTAGTAACCTTATATAATCCTGCTCCTTACCAATGTCATACCGATCTCCAGTACATTCTTTAGCAAAAAATACTTCTTCTTTCAACATTAGCTGAATTGCATCTGTTAATTGAATTTCTCCACCAAAATCTGGCAAAACCTCACTCAAATACTGATAAATCCCGGAGTTAAATACATATCTTCCAGTTACCGCATAGTTTGAAGGAGGGAAAATCTTGGGTTTTTCTACAATCTCTTTTAAACGATAAAGACCTTCCGAAACTAACTCGCCCTTAATAATTCCATAATCTTTCAACATTTCATTTTGCAATTGTTTTACAGAAATTACATTTTCATTGTACGATTCAAATATCTCTATTAACTCTGCTAACGCTGGTTTACCAACATAAATATCATCTGGTAACAACACAGCAAATGGATCACACCCAGTAAATGGTTCTGCAATTTTGAGCGCATCACCAAGCCCTTTTGCATGCGATTGACGCACATATTGTATATGAACGTCGGGAACAGTAGTCTTCTCAAGTAAATGCGTCTTATTTACCCTTTCCAGAAATGCTTCTAATTCAAGAGAATGGTCAAAATAATCCATTATTAGATTTTTCGTTCTTGAAATCACGATAAGAATTTCTTCTATTCCAGAGGCGACAGCTTCTTCGACTACATAATGGATAGCTGGTTTCCCACCAATTGGAAACATCTCTTTTGGTATCACTTTTGTAATTGGCAAGCTCCTGGTACCGTACCCTGCTGCGGGAATTACCGCTTTCTTAATCATATGCCTTCACCTTCCACGTTTATTTACTTATAGCCTATTCGGTTTAAATAACACAGTAACTTGTCAAACATAAATCAGGCAGTTTAGTTCATTTTTTCCTTTAACAATATATTAGACCATTACCCATTTTACGACCGCCATTCGTTTTAATCACACCAACTACCTATCGCCAAATACAATATAGAGTTAAGAATGTTGAAATTTAATTTAGTGGACATTGGAGGAAAGACAGAGATGGACATATGTATTGTTGGCGCAGGCTATGTAGGATTAACCACAGCGGGCTTGCTAGCGGACCTTGGTCACAATATTCACTGCATTGACAAAGATGTTAAAAAGATTGAAAACTTAAATAAAGGAAAGTCTCCGATCCATGAACCTGGATTAGAAGAACTATTAAATAAAAATCATCAAAATGGGCGACTAATTTT harbors:
- a CDS encoding glycosyltransferase, yielding MISVITCTNREKSLTNILSNYDKQHYKHKELVIIINNNSIDLNEWKSKSQKYKNVTILREDENQSLGKCLNKGIQHASGYFIAKFDDDDYYSSHYLSESLKALQNAKVNVVGKTSIYMFFESEKLLTIFNPYKFAGSMSNSEEVYNNAILMGGTLFVKKSVFHNIGFRDTSVGEDAAFCEDCKLNGIKIFSSTIKGYVYIRKEENSHSWKMKNDKLKKFCTVVEYTEDYKSKIDY
- a CDS encoding glycosyltransferase family 2 protein, producing MLVSVVMAVYNEESYLIDAINSILHQTYTNFEFIIVNDGSTDNTKRVLDQIIDERVRVIHLDKNQGAANALNKGINEANGNWIAIQDADDLSLPTRLEEQTRYIHQQQEIVAVGALKECISGSESLWNDRLKTEEHGNFLVDSEHLRMYRFYINPLCHGSVLFSKDVFNQVGGYNTSYKICYDYDLWMRMFEIGQIHKLPKVLYQYRVHSGSLSKGNNEFINEDWVVAAKYIKKIIMNKARACEPTCVVLGNKQACKEFKQISNICNLTIARYVNTVESRTTKDIFQQFINKKIDGVIILEGIQFLSTFQRLQDMGMEMNKSLYKIWAGYLND
- a CDS encoding glycosyltransferase family 2 protein — translated: MVSVITCTIRDQCLENVFNNFLSQTFPEKELIIVLNDESMDLTSWNDKASQYSNVKVYMLSKKYTLGECLNFAGEKANYEFIANFEDDDYYSPDYIKESYSKLTKLKLDVLGKTTVYIYFKSRQTLSLFNPGNENQYIKHNTSFGKQYLQGSTLFFKKTVLNEVKFPTQIREVDRIFTVNCIKKNLNVYSGSRDHFVYVRESDHNKHTWRIPEELLLKVSKFIAQTTDYTKHI
- the galE gene encoding UDP-glucose 4-epimerase GalE encodes the protein MILIIGGAGYIGSHVVKQVSEKGFEVIVFDNLSTGHIDAVNSRATFIDGDLLNKEDLTNVFIKYPITTVIQLAACCYVGESVTNPSHYYLNNVAGMAILLDTMKKHNIKTLVFSSSCAVYGKASDALITEIAEKKPINPYGWSKLMGEQMIRDCSKAFDLEYIILRFFNVAGADSSGDLGEDHIPETHLIPNVIKSIIDNDEKGVNVLGADYQTRDGTCIRDFIHVEDLANAHFLALLSLINKENLNQIYNVGIGKGYTVKEVIQFCETILTKKANVSYKKRREGDPPILIASNEKIKAELGWYPKYGINEMIQSASNWFQKNPIGYQK
- a CDS encoding NAD-dependent epimerase/dehydratase family protein, yielding MNTIIISGGAGFIGSHLALDLLQKKHKIICIDNLSSGNIENIIKLKQYENFSFLNYDITIEGIEKIIENKIDEIYHLASPASPKQYQLHPIDTINVNTNGTRNLLNLARKCKAKFLFASTSEVYGNPETHPQKEDYTGNVNTWGPRACYDEAKRLGEVYCYLFHSLYNLEVKVVRLFNTYSAGLSSDDGRVISNFVNQAINNLDITVYGDGKQTRAFCYIDDTIRGLKMIMEDPKTNGEIINIGHPKEHTIIEVAELVRELAKSSSEIIFKPLPIDDPIRRLPCIQKARSLIGWEPVIDLENGLIRTIQDYSRNNIGIVK
- the glf gene encoding UDP-galactopyranose mutase, whose protein sequence is MKKIWGAFKMKWDWVIVGAGLAGCTLAERISNELDQSVLIVEKRDHIGGNLFDHYDEHGLLIHKYGPHIFHTNSRKVWDYLSQFTTWLPYFHKVLGCIEGTRVPIPFNFNSIQALFPHEYARKLENSLLKEYSLGDKIPIFQLLDSDVKEIQTLAQYIYNKVYEGYTKKQWNLNPEQLDKSVTGRVPFFVSRNNCYFQDTYQGVPLNGYTNMIKKMVENPKVKILLKADYKEVIKSIKYTRMVYTGTIDYFFDYKFGHLPYRSLNFEYKHYSSESYQEAAQVNFPNEYNFTRITEYKKITGQHSKGTTISLEYPIEYLKEINEPYYPIPKTENKDLYRKYNLEAEKLKEKVIFLGRLAEYKYFNMDQIVGRALSVFERDIFNKKQ
- a CDS encoding glycosyltransferase family 2 protein encodes the protein MKQDVTVLIPSFNPGSYLAQAIESVFQQTYQSWKVVIVDDGSNDNSLFTIKHYLMDPRVILIKMKKNYGQSKAQNAGLKMINTPYTLKLDADDWLFPNSLEVLLQEVQNVSNKVALICGNKTDVYCDENGNKLIEVPRREGITFENPYQFLLSNFVPFPRLYRTKVLKELGGWPTDDPWQGRHMEDRRMDFLIVEKYEIKWIDKMLYNYRQHPNNATKNIELYNQVFEWLIYYTLKKWGDEYEPQFKTHCGWRQLSELRLKKS
- a CDS encoding glycosyltransferase family 2 protein codes for the protein MKNDENMVTILTASYNPGVFLEKAVESVSSQSFRNWKHVIVDDASTDDSLLNIEDYLNDSRVTLLKNEENIGQSKSQNKGLGVIDTPYILMLDSDDWLYPNTIELLLRIATTMSDDVALVCGNKTVHYQTKEGKTFGKYNRTGGRLFDNKYDFLLENYVPYPRFYKTSALKEIGGWPTDDPYEGRYVEDRRIDVRLIEKYKILWIDELLYNYRKHESNLTTNLYVMNEMIEWNIRDALKRWGDNYDPIFTVVNGWKTLAELKPK
- a CDS encoding methyltransferase domain-containing protein; amino-acid sequence: MDRNYSLAPLSKEFGFDLGTPVDRYYIENFLELNKKYIYGSVLEVGDAEYTKRYGTNVKKSEVLNLIDSPAATIVGNLETGENIPVGVFDCIILTQVLHVIYDIRSALSNTYNALKPGGTLLLTTTGLSQSCESSFHGDYWRFTNLSLNKLLKEVIPSTHILSVKNYGNLALAKALLDGCPKEQLPPTLFNYVDPNYQLVLTALAKK
- a CDS encoding NAD-dependent epimerase/dehydratase family protein, coding for MNILVTGGAGFIGSHVVDLLIERGYRVIVVDDLCRGQKNNVNSSAIFYEISLNSTNLGKIFEKERPEYVIHLASQVSVSDSVKSPLEDASINILGTIHLLDLCITHKVKKIIYTSTAAVYKENLSDIPLLETSDLKPSSFYGVSKLVAEEYIRFYEKFYDLPYTILRLSNVYGPRQNPTGESGVVSVFVDNLINSKTPNVYGDGTQRRDFIFVKDVAEAIFKSLNLGKNQVFNISTNTDTSINELYSILKAKFNHFYEPDYMPAKQGDILFSRLDNGKALSKLKWSLIRDLDNGLTDTVYYFKKRRGNEYG